In Alphaproteobacteria bacterium US3C007, one genomic interval encodes:
- a CDS encoding ABC transporter permease → MIRIEARDSASSFMKLGIPVLSACVALLLAAIPLMFAGAPVGASYVQMFMGVFGSKFAFSEMLTRATPLIFTGLAAALAFRAKLWNIGAEGQLYLGALAAAAIGTGVLDISGLLLIPVIILCGCAAGAFGMAVPAALKIRFGADEVVTTLLLNFIILIFLQYMLEGPLKDPMGLGWPQTAPILDQGMLPPLMERMRIHYGFVIALICAAVAQFMLLRSVWGFKLRAVGENRNAAGHAGIPVNRSLLTAAAISGALAGLAGVSEVAGLKGYLTADLSPGFGYTGIVVAMLAGLSPGGVVVSALFIASVFVGADSMSRAMGVSSYLADLVVATALLCVLVGGFVARYKIVWVRRQLERR, encoded by the coding sequence ATGATCCGAATTGAGGCCAGAGACTCTGCTTCATCTTTTATGAAACTGGGCATTCCTGTCCTGTCTGCGTGCGTGGCGTTGCTCTTGGCAGCAATTCCGTTGATGTTTGCAGGCGCCCCCGTTGGGGCTTCATACGTGCAGATGTTTATGGGCGTTTTTGGTTCAAAATTTGCGTTTTCCGAAATGCTCACGCGCGCCACGCCGTTGATATTTACGGGGCTTGCCGCCGCCTTGGCCTTTCGGGCCAAACTGTGGAATATCGGTGCGGAAGGCCAGCTTTATTTGGGTGCTTTGGCCGCAGCAGCGATTGGCACAGGGGTGCTGGATATTTCAGGGCTGCTGTTGATCCCAGTGATTATTCTATGCGGCTGTGCTGCTGGTGCCTTTGGCATGGCGGTGCCCGCGGCGCTTAAAATTCGCTTTGGGGCAGATGAGGTGGTCACCACATTGCTGCTGAATTTTATTATCTTAATTTTTCTGCAATATATGTTAGAGGGGCCGCTAAAAGATCCGATGGGTCTTGGCTGGCCGCAGACAGCGCCCATCTTGGATCAAGGCATGTTGCCGCCTTTGATGGAGCGTATGCGCATTCATTACGGGTTTGTTATCGCGCTGATCTGCGCCGCCGTGGCGCAATTTATGCTATTGCGGTCGGTTTGGGGGTTCAAATTGCGCGCGGTTGGTGAAAATCGAAATGCAGCCGGACATGCAGGCATACCGGTCAATCGAAGCTTGTTGACAGCGGCAGCTATTTCGGGCGCCCTGGCAGGATTGGCGGGTGTAAGCGAAGTAGCCGGATTAAAAGGCTATCTGACCGCAGATCTATCCCCAGGTTTTGGCTATACAGGCATTGTTGTTGCGATGCTTGCGGGGTTGTCTCCCGGCGGGGTGGTCGTGTCGGCGCTTTTTATCGCCTCAGTCTTTGTGGGGGCCGATAGCATGAGCCGCGCTATGGGAGTTTCATCCTATCTTGCCGATCTGGTTGTGGCAACGGCCTTACTTTGCGTTTTGGTTGGTGGCTTTGTGGCACGTTATAAAATTGTGTGGGTGCGCCGACAGCTGGAGCGACGTTGA
- a CDS encoding ornithine cyclodeaminase yields the protein MNVSCPSPRAMVPFVSVHNMMRLIHEVGVNEMIIGLAAYIEEDFNRWPLFDKTPRVAAHAQDGVVELMPTTDGHQYGFKYVNGHPGNTARGLQTVTAFGVLANLSNGYPVLMSEMTLLTALRTAATSALAARYLAPKSARIMAMIGAGAQCEFQAIAFHEMLGITRIRLFDIDPLATQKTAQHLGELGFNITICASAEQAVTGVDIITTCTADKQNATVLTDNMVGAGIHINAIGGDCPGKTELHRDILLRSDVFVEYLPQTRIEGEIQTLAHDHPATELWQVIRGDAAGRCAVDQITLFDSVGFATEDFSALRYVYDQIQKTEYYQNLDLLADPDDPRDLYGMLQRSKEDGRCKT from the coding sequence ATGAACGTTTCTTGCCCCTCCCCGCGGGCCATGGTGCCTTTTGTGTCGGTGCATAATATGATGCGTCTGATCCATGAAGTCGGCGTCAATGAAATGATCATTGGCCTTGCCGCTTACATAGAAGAGGATTTCAACCGTTGGCCATTATTTGACAAAACACCGCGCGTTGCAGCGCATGCGCAGGACGGCGTTGTCGAGCTTATGCCGACGACGGATGGGCATCAATATGGATTTAAATATGTTAATGGTCATCCTGGAAATACGGCTCGAGGCCTGCAAACCGTAACGGCGTTCGGCGTGTTGGCAAATTTGTCTAACGGCTATCCTGTGTTGATGTCAGAAATGACCCTCCTGACGGCCTTGCGCACGGCCGCAACAAGCGCGCTTGCCGCGCGCTATTTGGCGCCCAAATCTGCACGCATAATGGCAATGATTGGCGCAGGAGCCCAATGCGAATTTCAAGCAATCGCTTTTCACGAAATGCTTGGCATAACCAGAATACGCCTCTTTGACATTGATCCACTGGCCACGCAAAAAACCGCACAGCACCTTGGCGAATTAGGATTCAATATCACGATCTGTGCGAGTGCCGAGCAAGCTGTGACCGGTGTTGATATTATCACCACTTGCACCGCAGACAAACAAAACGCAACAGTTTTGACCGATAATATGGTTGGAGCCGGAATACATATTAACGCGATAGGCGGTGATTGCCCGGGCAAAACAGAACTGCATCGCGATATCCTTCTGCGGTCTGATGTTTTTGTCGAGTATTTGCCACAAACCCGAATAGAAGGCGAAATTCAAACGCTTGCACATGATCACCCCGCCACTGAACTTTGGCAAGTTATCCGAGGCGATGCAGCGGGCCGCTGCGCGGTTGATCAAATCACTTTATTCGACAGCGTTGGCTTTGCCACTGAAGATTTCTCAGCCCTGCGTTATGTTTACGATCAAATCCAAAAAACTGAGTATTACCAAAACTTAGATCTTTTGGCCGACCCAGATGATCCGCGTGACCTTTATGGAATGCTTCAACGCTCTAAAGAGGATGGACGATGCAAAACCTAA
- a CDS encoding amidohydrolase family protein yields MFDLLVKNAVLPNGRSGVDIGCKGDRIAAVERDISAEARQVIEAEGCLLAPPFVDPHFHMDATLSLGTPRMNMSGTLLEGIELWGELKAVQSIDDIIERALRYCDLAVSMGIGAIRSHVDTCDPNLTGVQALLEVRNRVKGYLDLQLVAFPQDGVLRDPAALERTIRALDMGVDIVGGIPHFERTMADGAASVRILCELAAERGLRVDMHCDESDDPMSRHIETLAFETQRLGLQGRVAGSHLTSMHSMDNYYVSKLIPLIVEAGIGVIPNPLINIMLQGRHDSYPKRRGQTRVRELRDAGVTVGFGSDCVMDPWYSLGRADMLDVAFMGLHAGQLSSREDMAWCFTAITENSAQIMGLEGYGIEKGAFADFNLLQAKDSIEAIRLRAHRLRVVRRGKIIARNAPLSSEMDLPGRPTTIDPSSFAPKS; encoded by the coding sequence ATGTTTGATTTATTGGTAAAGAATGCGGTTCTACCAAACGGGCGCAGTGGCGTGGATATTGGGTGCAAAGGTGATCGCATTGCGGCGGTAGAGCGCGATATCTCAGCCGAGGCTCGGCAGGTGATTGAGGCCGAAGGCTGCTTGCTTGCGCCGCCGTTTGTCGATCCGCATTTTCATATGGACGCCACGCTTTCTTTAGGCACGCCTCGGATGAATATGTCGGGTACATTGCTTGAAGGCATTGAGCTTTGGGGGGAGTTAAAGGCGGTGCAAAGCATCGATGATATCATTGAGCGGGCGCTGCGCTATTGTGATTTGGCGGTTTCAATGGGCATTGGGGCAATCCGCTCGCATGTGGATACTTGCGATCCAAACTTAACCGGTGTGCAGGCGCTTTTAGAGGTGCGCAACCGGGTAAAAGGTTATCTGGATTTGCAGCTGGTTGCCTTCCCGCAAGATGGGGTGCTGCGCGATCCCGCAGCGCTTGAACGCACCATTCGGGCTTTGGATATGGGGGTGGATATCGTGGGTGGTATCCCTCATTTTGAACGAACGATGGCCGATGGCGCGGCATCGGTGCGGATATTGTGCGAGCTTGCCGCTGAGCGCGGGTTGAGGGTGGATATGCATTGCGATGAAAGCGATGATCCGATGAGCCGACATATTGAAACTTTGGCCTTTGAAACGCAGCGCCTTGGACTGCAAGGGCGGGTTGCCGGGTCGCATCTGACATCAATGCATTCTATGGATAACTACTATGTGTCCAAGCTTATCCCACTTATTGTTGAGGCCGGCATTGGCGTCATTCCTAATCCTTTGATCAATATCATGCTGCAGGGCCGGCATGACAGTTACCCAAAGCGGCGTGGCCAAACGCGGGTACGCGAGCTGCGGGATGCGGGGGTGACGGTTGGCTTTGGTTCGGATTGCGTGATGGACCCTTGGTATTCTTTGGGCCGGGCAGATATGCTGGATGTGGCGTTTATGGGTTTGCATGCGGGTCAATTATCAAGCCGTGAGGATATGGCCTGGTGCTTCACCGCAATCACTGAAAATTCAGCACAAATAATGGGGCTTGAGGGCTATGGTATCGAAAAAGGCGCCTTCGCAGATTTCAACTTGCTGCAAGCGAAAGACAGCATTGAGGCGATTAGATTGCGAGCACATAGATTGAGGGTTGTGCGGCGTGGTAAAATTATCGCGCGCAACGCGCCGCTAAGCAGCGAAATGGATTTGCCCGGTCGCCCCACAACCATTGATCCGTCAAGCTTTGCCCCTAAATCTTGA
- the putA gene encoding bifunctional proline dehydrogenase/L-glutamate gamma-semialdehyde dehydrogenase PutA has product MQNLRAKIRAASFIRDEEALKDLLPLASCQTDRTKIARHATEMVTQLRKSAHPSVMELFLMEYGLSSEEGVALMCLAEALLRVPDGTTIDALIEDKIAPSQWRKHLGESPSKFINASSWALFFTGKVLSVPEQGIVSLLRVAVKRLGEPVIRQAVAHLMREMGQQFVLGETIQGALKRARKARASTVYHSYDMLGEAAMHEQDAIAYHMAYADAIAQIAKAATSSDPRLNPGLSIKLSALHPNYDPLHRQQVLSELAPRLLSLAVLAKSANIGMNIDAEEAARLDLSLDVIERVLSNPSLADWDGFGVVVQAYGKRAAFVIDWLYALSKHLNRRIMVRLVKGAYWDSEIKLAQAEGLPGFPVYSAKHHTDISFICCAAKLFDMSDRIYPQFATHNAHTIAAILHLAQKKQVTDFEFQRLHGMGEALHLQVTNTIGTPCRVYAPVGQHRDLLAYLVRRLLENGANSSFVNQIFDASVASRLVAADPFDKLGMSGPALKHPQDLFAPERQNSTGYDLSNPDLLERLQSARTTPGRWSFGQEGAIRQVHNPATGKSLGQVRFLSPEQTQEKINAAQPWGVASRERATILRRTADLFEDHAEEFFALLTQEAGKTLPDCIGELREAVDFLRYYACQSEVLSDAEAGVFTCISPWNFPLAIFTGQIAAALAAGNAVLAKPAESTSMIAYFATELMHKAGVPAAALHLLAGDGPKLGACLCSSDKVTGVCFTGSTKTAQTINRLMARHLPPHIPLIAETGGLNAMIVDSTALLEQAVRDVIISAFQSAGQRCSALRMLYVQQDIAEAFKNMLFGAMRALCIGDPAEASCDIGPVIDQASQEKITRYIQESHVLFAASAPETGCFVAPTVLSVAGIQDLPEEIFGPVLHFASFDIKDLDRVIRDINGCGFGLTFGFHSRIDERVQRVIAQIDVGNLYINRNQIGAVVGSQPFGGHGLSGTGPKAGGPHYVARFAKQTLLKSATSKPPKMNAAQVARAFQHQEQTAFSGSKPINLPGPTGELNQYHLTPRQRVLCLGPGAEQLAKRALALGCCAIAADISSQDLSAVPQLDAVVYSGPDGRHIRKALSTRDGAIVPLLMDETFETWLMKERSVCIDTTAAGGNTALLAS; this is encoded by the coding sequence ATGCAAAACCTAAGAGCCAAAATCCGCGCGGCAAGTTTCATCAGGGATGAAGAGGCGTTAAAAGATCTGCTGCCGCTTGCGTCCTGCCAAACCGATCGCACCAAAATCGCAAGGCATGCGACGGAGATGGTCACCCAATTACGAAAAAGCGCCCATCCGTCGGTCATGGAATTATTTTTGATGGAATATGGCCTATCATCTGAAGAGGGTGTGGCCTTGATGTGCTTGGCAGAAGCGCTTCTTCGTGTGCCTGATGGCACAACCATCGACGCCTTAATCGAAGATAAAATTGCGCCCTCACAATGGCGCAAACATTTGGGGGAAAGCCCGTCAAAATTTATCAATGCTTCATCTTGGGCTTTGTTTTTCACAGGAAAAGTTTTGAGCGTTCCGGAACAGGGTATCGTAAGCTTGTTACGCGTGGCGGTAAAGCGCTTAGGCGAACCTGTCATCCGGCAGGCAGTGGCCCATCTTATGCGCGAAATGGGTCAACAATTTGTACTTGGAGAAACGATCCAAGGCGCGCTCAAACGCGCCCGCAAAGCCCGCGCCAGCACGGTTTATCACAGTTATGACATGTTGGGCGAGGCTGCGATGCATGAGCAGGATGCGATAGCCTATCATATGGCCTATGCGGATGCGATTGCGCAAATCGCCAAAGCCGCAACCAGCTCAGACCCACGTTTAAATCCCGGTCTTTCCATCAAATTATCCGCCCTTCACCCCAATTATGACCCGCTTCACCGCCAGCAGGTTTTATCAGAATTGGCCCCGCGCCTGCTGTCTTTAGCTGTCTTGGCAAAATCGGCAAATATTGGCATGAATATCGATGCAGAAGAGGCCGCCAGGCTGGATTTATCCTTAGACGTGATTGAACGCGTTTTATCAAATCCAAGTTTGGCCGATTGGGATGGGTTTGGCGTGGTGGTGCAAGCCTACGGAAAGCGCGCCGCCTTTGTTATTGATTGGCTCTATGCACTATCGAAGCATCTGAATCGGCGTATCATGGTACGGCTTGTCAAAGGCGCCTATTGGGATAGCGAGATAAAACTGGCGCAAGCCGAAGGGCTTCCCGGATTTCCCGTTTACAGCGCCAAGCATCACACCGATATAAGTTTTATTTGTTGCGCCGCCAAACTGTTCGATATGTCAGACCGGATCTATCCGCAATTTGCCACGCATAATGCGCATACAATCGCTGCGATTTTGCATCTAGCTCAGAAAAAGCAAGTGACAGATTTTGAATTTCAACGCTTACACGGCATGGGGGAAGCCTTACATCTTCAAGTTACGAACACAATTGGCACGCCCTGTCGGGTCTATGCGCCGGTCGGGCAACACCGCGATCTTCTGGCCTATTTGGTACGTAGATTGCTGGAGAATGGGGCGAACTCATCTTTTGTAAATCAAATTTTTGATGCCAGTGTTGCATCCAGATTGGTAGCTGCGGATCCGTTTGACAAATTAGGCATGTCTGGCCCTGCCCTGAAACACCCCCAAGATCTTTTTGCCCCAGAGAGACAAAACTCAACCGGTTATGATCTTTCAAATCCAGACCTTCTGGAAAGATTACAAAGCGCCAGAACCACGCCAGGAAGATGGTCCTTCGGCCAAGAGGGCGCTATCCGGCAGGTGCATAATCCGGCCACCGGCAAAAGCCTAGGGCAAGTGCGATTTTTATCGCCAGAGCAGACTCAAGAAAAAATAAATGCTGCGCAGCCTTGGGGGGTAGCATCACGCGAACGCGCCACTATTTTACGCAGGACCGCTGATCTCTTTGAGGACCATGCAGAAGAGTTTTTTGCTCTTTTAACGCAGGAAGCAGGCAAAACTCTGCCCGACTGCATTGGCGAATTACGCGAGGCCGTTGATTTTCTGCGCTATTATGCGTGTCAGTCAGAGGTGCTTTCCGATGCAGAGGCCGGCGTTTTCACCTGCATCAGCCCTTGGAATTTTCCATTGGCAATTTTCACCGGGCAGATTGCGGCAGCTTTGGCGGCCGGTAATGCAGTCTTGGCTAAGCCCGCAGAAAGTACCAGTATGATTGCATATTTTGCCACCGAATTGATGCATAAAGCCGGCGTTCCAGCTGCGGCGTTACACCTGCTCGCAGGCGATGGTCCCAAATTAGGTGCCTGCTTATGCAGTTCGGATAAAGTTACAGGTGTTTGTTTCACCGGCTCAACCAAAACCGCTCAAACCATCAATCGCCTCATGGCGCGGCACCTGCCCCCCCATATTCCGCTAATCGCGGAAACCGGTGGTTTAAATGCGATGATCGTCGACAGTACGGCGCTGCTTGAGCAAGCTGTAAGGGATGTGATCATCAGCGCGTTTCAATCGGCTGGCCAACGCTGCTCTGCCTTGCGCATGCTTTACGTGCAACAAGATATAGCCGAGGCTTTTAAAAACATGTTGTTTGGAGCAATGCGCGCGCTTTGCATTGGGGACCCGGCAGAGGCCTCCTGTGATATTGGCCCGGTTATAGATCAAGCCTCTCAAGAAAAGATCACTCGATATATTCAAGAGAGCCACGTTTTGTTCGCCGCAAGCGCCCCCGAAACAGGCTGTTTTGTGGCGCCAACCGTTCTATCTGTCGCCGGAATCCAGGACCTTCCAGAAGAGATATTTGGCCCGGTTTTGCATTTTGCAAGCTTTGATATAAAGGATTTAGACCGCGTGATACGCGATATTAACGGCTGTGGTTTTGGGCTTACCTTCGGATTTCACAGCCGCATTGATGAACGCGTGCAACGCGTCATCGCTCAGATCGATGTTGGAAACCTTTATATCAACCGCAATCAGATCGGCGCGGTTGTCGGCTCTCAACCTTTTGGGGGGCACGGATTAAGCGGCACTGGCCCCAAAGCGGGCGGCCCCCATTATGTGGCGAGATTTGCAAAACAAACGCTTTTGAAATCGGCCACAAGCAAACCACCTAAAATGAACGCAGCACAAGTTGCGCGCGCCTTTCAACACCAAGAGCAAACCGCCTTTTCAGGGTCAAAACCCATTAACCTGCCGGGGCCTACCGGCGAATTAAATCAATACCACCTTACTCCTCGGCAACGGGTGCTTTGCTTGGGGCCTGGTGCCGAGCAGCTGGCCAAGCGCGCCTTGGCCTTGGGGTGCTGCGCGATTGCAGCGGATATAAGTTCACAGGACCTAAGCGCAGTGCCACAATTGGATGCGGTGGTATATTCGGGCCCAGATGGGCGTCATATCCGCAAGGCTTTAAGCACCCGAGACGGGGCAATCGTACCCCTTTTGATGGATGAAACCTTTGAGACCTGGCTCATGAAAGAGCGTTCGGTTTGCATTGACACTACAGCTGCAGGCGGAAATACAGCTTTATTGGCAAGCTAG
- a CDS encoding ABC transporter ATP-binding protein has protein sequence MHSDKILALKGLSKTFGTIAANCDVDLDLHRGEILALLGENGAGKTTLMNMLFGHYMPDAGQIEVADANQRFLPLTLGHPQAAIAAGIGMVHQHFTLAENLDAVDNIMLGAERLTLLPRKRAAAEKKIRAIMAESGLTAPLDVAVGKLTVGERQRVEILKALYRDVKILVLDEPTAVLTPQEADTLFENIRAMAQNGLSVIFISHKLREVLSFSHRITVLRHGKNAGEIKTDQADEQQIARLMVGAETPSHTRETQANGPAILRFKGVSVKGRARRDSLQNVDLTVFSGEILGIAGVSGNGQTALAGVISGMLSVESGEVLIEDQPLLDITPAAMISRGVGRIPEDRHRDGIVGSMSVAENMVIEQLDDPTIQQNGLLRRDAIRDYAETLSLEYDVRGPGAQASARLLSGGNIQKLILARVFDRSPKLILANQPTRGLDMGAASEVARRLLEARGRGAGIVLISEDLDEILKLSDRILVVHDGAFSTAKTRDRAQLGLMMAGQAA, from the coding sequence ATGCATTCTGATAAAATATTAGCCCTAAAAGGCCTGTCCAAAACCTTTGGAACCATCGCTGCTAATTGCGATGTTGATCTTGATCTGCACCGCGGAGAGATATTGGCATTGCTGGGTGAAAATGGGGCTGGAAAAACCACTTTGATGAATATGTTGTTCGGACATTACATGCCGGATGCGGGGCAAATCGAAGTGGCCGATGCCAATCAACGGTTTTTACCGCTCACGCTCGGGCATCCTCAGGCGGCGATTGCCGCGGGGATTGGTATGGTGCATCAACATTTCACCTTGGCCGAAAATTTGGATGCGGTTGATAATATTATGTTGGGGGCTGAACGTCTCACCTTATTGCCAAGAAAACGCGCCGCCGCTGAAAAGAAGATCCGCGCGATTATGGCCGAAAGCGGTCTGACGGCGCCTTTAGATGTTGCTGTGGGTAAATTGACGGTGGGCGAACGTCAGCGCGTTGAAATTTTAAAAGCCCTATATCGCGATGTAAAAATACTCGTTTTGGACGAGCCAACCGCCGTTTTAACGCCGCAAGAAGCGGATACGCTGTTTGAAAACATTCGGGCCATGGCGCAGAACGGGCTATCGGTTATTTTTATTTCGCATAAATTGCGTGAGGTTTTGTCATTTTCGCATCGCATCACCGTTTTGCGCCATGGCAAAAATGCAGGAGAAATTAAAACCGATCAGGCAGATGAGCAACAAATTGCGCGACTGATGGTGGGGGCGGAAACGCCATCCCATACCCGTGAAACGCAAGCAAATGGACCGGCGATACTGCGGTTCAAGGGGGTTTCTGTGAAAGGGCGCGCCCGGCGCGACAGTTTGCAAAATGTTGACCTGACCGTTTTCTCTGGTGAAATCCTAGGGATCGCAGGCGTCTCGGGCAATGGCCAAACAGCCTTGGCCGGCGTGATCTCTGGCATGCTCTCGGTCGAGAGCGGAGAGGTCTTGATAGAAGACCAACCTCTGTTGGATATTACCCCCGCCGCGATGATTTCGCGCGGCGTTGGGCGCATTCCAGAAGATCGCCATCGGGATGGAATTGTGGGATCGATGAGTGTTGCTGAGAATATGGTTATAGAGCAGTTGGACGATCCGACCATACAACAAAACGGATTGCTGCGGCGCGATGCGATCCGCGATTATGCCGAGACGCTATCGTTAGAATATGACGTGCGGGGGCCAGGGGCGCAGGCTTCGGCGCGCTTGTTATCAGGCGGCAATATCCAAAAATTGATTTTGGCGCGGGTTTTTGATCGCAGTCCCAAGCTTATTCTCGCAAATCAACCCACTCGCGGTTTAGATATGGGGGCAGCCTCTGAGGTGGCGCGGCGGCTTCTTGAGGCCCGCGGCCGTGGCGCCGGTATTGTTCTGATATCCGAAGATTTAGACGAAATTCTGAAGCTGTCTGATCGCATTTTAGTGGTTCATGATGGCGCGTTTTCCACCGCAAAAACGCGTGACCGCGCGCAATTGGGTTTGATGATGGCAGGGCAGGCGGCATGA
- the rocF gene encoding arginase, with protein sequence MDQLMSKHFTILGLPVEAGAGRGGCLMGPDSLRTAGLCEVISDLGRVVNDLGNMARPSSIAPAAGPAHLKKLPEIVAWTQHIQALAFDLAMQDSFPIFLGGDHSIAAGTLSGIAQAAAHADQTQFVLWLDAHPDLNTLSSSLSGNLHGTPMAYALGLHSFADIFPPLAVPIDPANICMMGLRSVDDAEHHVINELGLDVYDMQRLDALGVVKPITNFLNRVAAAKGRLHISLDVDFLDPEIAPAVGTTVPGGASGREAHLIMDMICDSGLATSLELSELNPYLDVEGKTAALLCDLVGSLLGQKTLKRHKKGE encoded by the coding sequence ATGGATCAACTGATGTCCAAGCATTTCACAATTTTGGGATTGCCGGTTGAGGCCGGAGCCGGCCGTGGCGGATGTTTAATGGGCCCGGATTCTCTTCGAACCGCAGGGCTTTGCGAGGTTATCAGCGACCTCGGACGAGTGGTGAACGATTTGGGCAACATGGCGCGGCCTTCTTCCATTGCGCCAGCAGCGGGGCCCGCGCATTTGAAAAAACTTCCCGAAATAGTGGCTTGGACGCAGCATATACAAGCCTTGGCTTTTGATCTCGCTATGCAGGATAGCTTTCCAATTTTTTTGGGCGGCGATCACTCGATAGCGGCCGGCACGCTTAGTGGGATCGCGCAAGCTGCCGCGCACGCGGACCAAACCCAATTTGTTCTTTGGTTGGATGCCCATCCTGATTTAAACACATTGTCGAGCAGTCTCAGCGGTAACCTTCACGGCACGCCAATGGCCTATGCATTAGGCTTGCACAGTTTCGCCGATATATTTCCGCCGCTTGCGGTGCCAATTGACCCGGCCAATATCTGTATGATGGGGCTTAGATCGGTGGATGACGCGGAGCATCATGTCATCAATGAGCTGGGTTTAGACGTCTATGATATGCAGCGCCTAGACGCGCTTGGCGTTGTGAAACCCATCACCAACTTTCTAAACCGGGTCGCAGCAGCCAAGGGCCGGTTGCATATTAGCCTCGATGTTGACTTCTTAGATCCAGAAATTGCGCCGGCTGTTGGAACAACCGTTCCAGGTGGAGCCAGCGGCAGAGAGGCGCATCTGATCATGGATATGATCTGTGACAGCGGTCTAGCAACCTCGCTCGAGCTATCCGAGTTGAATCCATATTTGGATGTTGAAGGCAAGACAGCCGCGTTGCTTTGCGATCTCGTAGGTTCTCTTTTGGGTCAAAAAACCTTGAAACGCCACAAAAAGGGTGAATGA
- a CDS encoding ABC transporter permease produces MDILQILLSESFWSASIRIATPLIFGVLGALICEKSGVLNLGIEGIFVAGAMVGWMAVWLGAGLWGGVLAAALAGAFFGFLHGILTVPLGLSQHVSGLGITLFATSVSYFSYRTALPTVSSPPRITPFRALDIPILSDLPFIGPILFQQTALTFLALFCVAVVWYIFNKTALGVALKAVGDNPNSVDAQGLSVYALRIGAVMAGSALMALGGAFLTMSAFDAFFFGMVNGRGWICIALVIFASWRPGKALLGAVLFGAFDALQVRLQTEVGASVPSQVFLAAPYVLSIFALVIAARSADYPRALLTPWFKGQR; encoded by the coding sequence ATGGATATTCTTCAAATTTTGCTCAGCGAAAGCTTTTGGTCTGCCTCGATCAGGATCGCAACTCCGCTTATCTTTGGCGTTTTGGGCGCATTGATTTGCGAAAAATCTGGTGTTTTGAATCTTGGTATCGAAGGTATTTTCGTGGCTGGTGCAATGGTCGGCTGGATGGCAGTTTGGTTGGGCGCTGGCTTATGGGGTGGGGTGTTAGCTGCCGCGCTTGCAGGGGCGTTTTTTGGGTTTTTGCATGGCATTTTAACGGTCCCGCTGGGCTTAAGCCAGCACGTATCGGGCTTGGGCATCACGCTTTTTGCCACCTCCGTCAGCTATTTCTCATACCGTACGGCGCTTCCAACCGTGTCGTCACCGCCGCGTATTACGCCCTTTCGAGCGCTGGATATTCCGATTTTGTCGGATTTGCCTTTCATTGGTCCGATTTTGTTTCAACAAACAGCGCTTACGTTCTTGGCGCTTTTTTGCGTTGCCGTGGTTTGGTACATTTTCAACAAAACCGCACTGGGTGTTGCTTTAAAGGCGGTTGGCGACAATCCAAACTCGGTGGATGCGCAAGGATTAAGCGTTTATGCGCTGCGCATTGGAGCCGTGATGGCCGGATCGGCTTTGATGGCGCTTGGCGGCGCGTTTTTAACGATGTCTGCCTTTGATGCATTCTTTTTTGGAATGGTAAATGGGCGTGGCTGGATTTGCATCGCATTGGTTATTTTCGCCAGTTGGCGGCCCGGAAAGGCCCTTTTGGGGGCGGTTTTATTTGGGGCCTTTGATGCTTTGCAGGTACGCCTTCAAACCGAGGTGGGCGCGTCTGTGCCCAGCCAAGTTTTTCTAGCGGCTCCTTACGTCTTATCAATCTTTGCGCTTGTGATCGCGGCCAGAAGCGCGGATTATCCACGGGCTTTGTTAACCCCTTGGTTTAAAGGCCAACGCTAG